A genome region from Pygocentrus nattereri isolate fPygNat1 chromosome 6, fPygNat1.pri, whole genome shotgun sequence includes the following:
- the zgc:162707 gene encoding UPF0524 protein C3orf70 homolog B: MVMMMSSGMKMKMDEAQALARSCASRPDFVPCDGSVCATHSHGKCFRLHWCCCLGWCHCKYVYQPMTSVGQLPSTAIPAAPTFYTDTVDLTISLTERFLRIAPCFRPPLYPESPKYCNIAELFIDDYIVKRINGKMCYVQRPPPLTDAPLSPPPSAPPPQTHPADLHQQDAHTGQHSVDTVKQDADAGHHQTEHVDKDTGPKMDHCSSPSSSEDSGINTVGGPYLESCEEESEEEEDELSEERASSPSSLWEQDRCALLSPSRSTVEIIENIETTV, from the exons atggtgatgatgatgagctccgggatgaagatgaagatggaTGAGGCGCAGGCTTTAGCGCGGAGCTGCGCGAGCCGACCGGATTTCGTCCCGTGCGACGGCTCCGTGTGCGCGACTCACTCTCACGGGAAGTGCTTCAGACTGCACTGGTGCTGCTGCCTGGGCTGGTGTCAct gtaAATACGTCTACCAGCCCATGACGAGCGTGGGTCAGTTACCCAGCACCGCTATCCCGGCCGCCCCGACATTTTACACGGACACTGTTGACCTGACCATCTCTCTGACCGAACGTTTCCTGCGGATCGCCCCCTGCTTCCGGCCGCCACTTTACCCAGAATCCCCCAAATACTGCAACATCGCAGAGCTCTTCATCGATGACTACATTGTCAAACGCATCAATGGCAAGATGTGCTACGTCCAGAGGCCGCCGCCCCTGACTGATGCCCCGCTCAGTCCTCCTCCTTCGGCCCCGCCCCCTCAGACTCACCCGGCTGATCTGCATCAACAGGACGCTCATACCGGACAGCATTCTGTGGATACAGTCAAACAGGACGCTGACGCTGGACACCATCAGACGGAACACGTTGATAAGGATACAGGACCTAAAATGGACCACTGCTCATCTCCATCAAGCTCTGAGGATTCTGGAATTAACACAGTGGGCGGACCCTACCTGGAGTCGTGCGAGGAAGAgtctgaggaagaggaggatgagcTGAGCGAGGAGAGAGCGTCCAGTCCCAGCAGTCTGTGGGAGCAGGACAGATGTGCGCTGCTTTCACCCTCCAGATCCACCGTGGAGATCATTGAAAACATTGAGACGACAGTGTAA